A single Aspergillus chevalieri M1 DNA, chromosome 3, nearly complete sequence DNA region contains:
- the BEM1 gene encoding phosphatidylinositol-3-phosphate-binding protein BEM1 (BUSCO:EOG09261JVS;~COG:C;~EggNog:ENOG410PGTP;~InterPro:IPR001452,IPR030507,IPR035550,IPR036028, IPR035549,IPR035548,IPR001683,IPR036871,IPR000270;~PFAM:PF00018,PF00564,PF07653,PF00787;~go_function: GO:0005515 - protein binding [Evidence IEA];~go_function: GO:0035091 - phosphatidylinositol binding [Evidence IEA];~go_process: GO:0000902 - cell morphogenesis [Evidence IEA]), which produces MKAIRRSLKGDKDPKPHHHHLSLTPKSAIAILPPKKVIKALYDYHPDHSNSQELAFSKGDFFHVISREDDGDWYEACNPLIPSARGLVPVSFFEVVGKTERDSSGAGGRSSSLIDLHQHHHHKKEPHDSGFSDRLLSPLGSSDSAHHSSPSKSSSISFPRLSTMGKGSGAMVYGVVQYDFQAERPDELDAKAGEAIIVIALSNPEWFVAKPIGRLGGPGLIPVSFLELRDMQTGQAVTDPLDAVRRAGVPKVEEWKKMTAEYKNSSITLGHLDSAAASSGGGGGSGSGVPSITAGMNKMSMSHTSQNGNTYGYHQRNPSKGTLSSHHVSHPYPQNFHPPPLMAPVAASIPRYCFDNDKYWYIIEAKMEDGRCWELPRYYHDFYDFQIALLTQFEDEAGNRGKARTLPFMPGPVTHVTDAISNGRRQNLDEYIKKLLSMPPHISRCTLVRQLFAPRPGDFEIDPSAFGEDARYSAGSHQSSSAQEASRTASRQSSQVHLSAQPDRASHQRGQGSISQSNGAPPAMNRQPSSLTQVSSSSGNASGGGAMKVKVFFQDDLIAIRVPSDINLQQLKEKLTDRLKIGDGIVVQYKDEPSGTVVDLNNDGDLDTAIQRNSKLTLVVGVA; this is translated from the exons ATGAAG GCCATCCGTCGCTCCCTCAAAGGGGACAAGGACCCCAAACCTCACCATCATCACCTCTCGCTGACCCCCAAATCCGCTATTGCCATCCTCCCACCCAAAAAG GTCATCAAAGCCCTCTACGACTACCACCCCGACCACTCCAATTCCCAGGAACTCGCTTTCAGCAAGGGAGATTTTTTTCACGTCATCAGCAGGGAGGACGACGGCGACTGGTACGAAGCCTGTAATCCTCTCATCCCTAGTGCTAGGGGGCTGGTGCCCGTGTCGTTTTTCGAAGTCGTCGGCAAAACCGAGAGAGACAGTTCCGGCGCCGGTGgtcgttcttcttccttgaTCGACCTCCAccagcatcaccaccatAAAAAAGAACCCCACGACTCGGGTTTTTCGGATCGCTTGCTCTCCCCTTTGGGTTCTTCCGACTCTGCGCATCATTCCTCCCCGTCCAAATCGTCTTCTATCTCCTTCCCGCGACTATCAACAATGGGCAAAGGCTCGGGTGCGATGGTCTACGGCGTCGTCCAGTATGATTTCCAGGCCGAGCGACCGGATGAACTCGACGCCAAGGCCGGCGAGGCCATTATCGTTATCGCTCTATCCAACCCGGAGTGGTTTGTCGCCAAACCTATCGGTCGTCTCGGTGGTCCCGGTCTTATCCCCGTCTCCTTCCTAGAATTGCGGGACATGCAAACCGGTCAAGCTGTCACCGATCCGCTCGACGCTGTCCGGCGCGCCGGCGTTCCAAAGGTTGAGGAATGGAAGAAAATGACGGCCGAATACAAGAATAGCAGCATCACACTGGGCCATCTCGATTCTGCTGCTGCATCCtctggcggcggcggcggcagcggcagcggcgTCCCGTCCATCACCGCGGGCATGAATAAGATGTCTATGAGCCATACAAGCCAGAATGGCAATACCTAT GGATACCACCAACGCAACCCCAGCAAAGGAACGCTGTCCTCTCACCACGTCTCGCATCCCTACCCGCAAAATTTCCACCCACCACCGCTCATGGCCCCCGTCGCAGCGTCCATTCCTCGATACTGTTTCGACAACGATAAATACTGGTACATTATTGAAGCGAAGATGGAGGACGGTCGTTGCTGGGAATTGCCGCGATATTACCATGATTTTTACGACTTTCAGATCGCGCTATTGACCCAGTTTGAAGATGAGGCCGGAAACCGCGGCAAGGCCCGAACTCTGCCGTTCATGCCCGGACCCGTTACCCATGTGACCGATGCCATCTCGAATGGTCGTCGACAGAACCTGGACGAGTACATTAAGAAACTGTTGTCCATGCCCCCGCACATCTCCCGCTGCACATTAGTCCGTCAGCTGTTTGCCCCGCGCCCGGGCGATTTCGAAATCGATCCGAGCGCCTTCGGGGAGGACGCGCGATACTCGGCCGGATCGCACCAATCCTCGTCGGCACAAGAGGCCTCGCGCACCGCTTCGCGCCAGTCATCCCAGGTACACCTCAGCGCGCAACCCGACCGGGCCTCTCACCAGCGGGGTCAGGGATCCATCTCTCAGTCCAACGGAGCGCCCCCGGCTATGAACCGCCAACCCAGCTCCCTCACGCAAGTGTCTAGCTCGAGCGGTAACGCGAGCGGTGGTGGCGCCATGAAGGTCAAGGTCTTCTTCCAAGATGATCTGATCGCCATCCGCGTCCCCAGCGACATCAACCTCCAGCAACTCAAGGAGAAACTCACAGACCGGCT